Proteins from a single region of Bacteroidota bacterium:
- a CDS encoding virulence RhuM family protein has protein sequence MKDTSKNTNALVRSSAAEYLTFIASNGEGGVETVYADENIWLTQKMMGTLYNVETHTINYHLKKIFSDSELQENSVIRNFRITATDGKNYKTKHYNLSAIIAVGYKVNSERAVQFRKWATTIIQEFTIKGFTMDDERLKNDGSILGKKYFEEQLQRIREIRLSERKFYQKITDIYATAIDYDVKSQSTKRFFATVQNKLHWAIHGQTAAEVIVDRANHKKDKMGLTTWKDAPKGKIQKFDVSIAKNYLSTKELEQLQRLVSAYLDIAEDMALRQIPLTMEDWETRLNRFIEVTDRKILQNAGKVTAEIAKAHADSEFERYRIVQDRLFESDFDRELKKIPETKERK, from the coding sequence ATGAAAGATACATCAAAAAATACCAATGCATTAGTCCGCTCTTCAGCTGCTGAGTATTTAACATTTATAGCTTCTAATGGTGAAGGGGGTGTTGAAACGGTGTATGCCGATGAAAATATTTGGCTAACACAAAAAATGATGGGCACACTCTACAATGTAGAAACTCACACCATTAATTATCATTTAAAAAAGATATTTTCTGATAGTGAATTGCAAGAAAATTCAGTTATTCGAAATTTTCGAATAACTGCTACCGATGGTAAAAACTACAAAACAAAGCACTATAATCTTTCGGCAATTATTGCAGTAGGTTACAAAGTAAATTCAGAACGGGCAGTGCAGTTTCGCAAATGGGCAACAACTATTATTCAGGAGTTTACCATTAAAGGTTTTACCATGGATGATGAGCGTCTTAAGAATGATGGGTCAATACTTGGTAAAAAATATTTTGAAGAACAATTACAACGGATTCGGGAAATTCGTTTGAGCGAACGAAAATTTTATCAAAAAATAACAGATATATATGCTACTGCAATAGATTATGATGTAAAATCACAGTCAACAAAACGCTTTTTTGCTACTGTCCAAAATAAATTACATTGGGCTATTCATGGACAAACCGCTGCCGAAGTAATTGTTGATAGGGCAAATCATAAAAAAGATAAAATGGGACTGACAACATGGAAAGATGCTCCCAAAGGCAAAATTCAGAAATTTGATGTTAGCATCGCAAAGAATTATTTATCGACAAAGGAATTGGAGCAATTGCAACGTTTAGTTTCTGCTTATCTCGATATTGCCGAAGATATGGCTTTAAGGCAAATACCATTGACTATGGAAGATTGGGAAACACGGCTAAACCGCTTTATAGAAGTAACGGACAGAAAGATATTACAGAATGCTGGGAAGGTAACAGCAGAAATTGCAAAAGCTCATGCTGATAGCGAATTTGAACGCTACCGCATTGTTCAAGATCGTTTGTTTGAAAGTGATTTTGACAGAGAATTAAAGAAGATACCAGAAACAAAAGAGAGAAAATAA